In Paludibaculum fermentans, the genomic stretch CCGCGAACCACCGCTCAACGGGCCGACCCGCTGTCTTCTCCCGCGCAAACCGCGCCAAACCAGCATTGGCCAGGACGGACAGTGCTCGGCCAACCTCCGTGCTGCTCTTGTTGCGGTCGAAGATCGCACCGACCTCGGTCCGCGTCATGCCGGCCGTGCAACCGCGGAGTGCCCGGAGGATCTCGTCGGCTGTCGGGTCGCCTAACGCGTCGCCGAAGATGTGCTTGGCGGAGTCCTGGCAGTAGCGCCAGACCTCCAGCGCGGCCACCAGGTGTTCCCATCGGATCTCGGCAGCGCAGTCCAGCAGGGCATAGATCAGGGAGAGCCGAAGCACCTGGGCGGCGCCGCGCGCGACGACCGCGCCGTACAGCCCGAACTGATCCTTGGTGAGCTCGCGATAGGCGCCGACATCGGGCATGATGTTGTGCCCCCACAGGTCGGCGGCGTTGGCATCACGCGACACCGCTTCCAGGTTGTTCGCGTTGTAGCAGACCCGCTGGAAGGAGCGCTGGAGATCGACGAAATCGACTGTCCACATGCGACCGCCCTCCGGCAGGCACTTTGAACGTCGGGAGCATGCCCACAGAAAGCGGTTCGCCAGACCGTTGTCAGCCTCGTTGGAGAGCATTCCGCGCAGGAGTTCTTCCTTCGTGATGTTGCCGATGATACTGATGTGCGGATTGGTGGAACGCCCCGGACTGTTCTTGGTCATGGAGGCGAGGAAGTCGCGATCCCAGGCGTCGCGGAGAACGACCGAGAGCGTGTTGCCTTCGCGCCGCATGACCTGCAACGCGCCGAAGAACTCGGACTGTTTCACCAGCAGCCGTTTGTCAGCGACGCCCTCGTCGACGCAGACTTCCTGGAACTCGGCATCCTGTCCCCGCTTCTTGGTGCGCTCCCGCTTGAAGATCGGATCGCGGACCGCCCAGATTAGCCCTTCGCCACTTGCCAGTCCGGACTGGTTCGACTTGAGCCAGGTCTCGTCGGCACCGCGAAAGAACATCTCCACCGGGCCCTGCGCGCTGCCCTTCCGCCCGGCAGAGGTCGGGCCGACGCCGACCGCGAACAAATTGGTGTGGTGCCTGTCGCCGCCCGCCCAAACGAAGGCATTTCGACCGATGACGTTGCCGGCGTAGACCAGGAACAGGATGAGAAGCCAGTTGGGATCAGCCTCAGTGTGCGGCTCGACCAACCGGACGAATTCGCCGGCCAGGCCGTAGTGGCCTTCGACGCCGATCGGCGCCGGCCACGGAATCGCCACCGGCGCGCCGTAGAATCCGCTGGCCTCCCGCCCGCGCTCTTGCGTGCCCGACTCGGGAACCCATTCGCGGTCGGCTTCGCCGTAATCGGGCTCGAAGAACTTGCGGAAGTCACGCCAGCCGAGATGGCGGCAACTGTTGTGTAGGCACCTGAAACCAAGCCGGCCATCCGCACTCTCAAAGACAGCCGCATCGGGCGCACGGTGTGACGGGTCCCAGGGGCATTCCTCCAGGATGAGCTTTCGCCCGCCCTGATACGACTGGGCCCCGCGGAACCGAACTCCATGCTTGGCGAGGAAGCCTTCCAGGTCGAACCGAGAGGAATCCGGCCGCGGAGGCATCGTGTAGACGCGCGCCTGGCTGGCGGGCTCGATTGCCACCTCTGCCGCGAGTGCATCGAGCAGCTCGCGTGGCACAACGGAGGGATCTTCCGGCGCCTCCACAATCCTGGAGGCGCGGTGCGGCCGCTCCGAAGTGTCATCACCCTTGCGAGACGTCGTGCCATAGGCCTTGAAGATGCGCGAAGCGTTGAACGTGGTCTCATCCACTACCACCTCTTCGGTGCTGTACCGCGCGCTCAGGGCTCGCAGACAGCGCTTCAGCAGGTCGGTCGTTTCCGGAGTGTTCGGCAAGTCAACTCGGTAGAGCAGGTGCGCGCCGTTCCCGCTGTCGGCGTAGACGGCACTCGGCCAACCGGATGTCACCAACTCGGAGCGGATGCGGTCCGCCAACTCGAGCGCGCGCTCGTGTTCCGCATCGCTGCTGGAGATGCCGGATGGCCGTTTCGGATCCAAGTCGACCGGCAGCCATCGCCGGCAGAGGATGTCGGCATCGGAAGTGGTGGTCTCCGCAAAAGCCTTGAGCTTCCCCTGGGACCTGGCTTCCAGCGCCGGAGTCACCGGGTTGATGGTCCAATAGATGCCCGGCCATCTGTTACGGTCGAGCCGCGCCACCGCCTGGGCGAGTTGCTCGAAATCGGAGAAGTAGCCGGAGATGGTGCGCTGGCGCCCAGCCTTTGGCACCCGCACCTCGACGACATCGCCTGCGCGGAAAAGGAGCCCGACCGCACGACGCATCTCTGTCAGTGAAATCTCGGTATCAAGTATCTCGGGCGCCGGGTCTGTTTCGGGCGATTGCATGCGCTCCTCCTTGGCCAGCGGAAGGTACTGCGCGGGCGCGTCCGGCGTCGGAGGGCGAAAGAAGAAAGCGGATTCTGTCGGGTAGCCCTCGCCGGCTTCGCCCACAACAGAGTCCGCTTGGCGGTCGTCTGACTGTCTGGCTGATCAACTGAGGGAAACGGAGATCTCCCCCATTCGTACATATACGCAATTTGGGGCGGAAGTGTGCACAGGGCACCGAACCAGATTGCCGCGCCGTTCGGTAAAACCGCCGAGTCAACTCGCTACGGGCTGCCGGCCCAAGTGAGATCGAGGGCCGATGGTGATTTCAGCCATGCGCTTCGCAGCACGCGCGGAAGCCACAGGTCGATGCAGGGCTCACTGATCAGGGCGTCTGCGGAAGACCCGCGGTCACTACCACGCCAAATTCAGCTCGCACGCCGGCCATGTCCGCCAATGGCAGATCACGGCGCGAGGAATTCCGCCAACGCTCTGCGCCAAGGTCGAAGCCAGCCTCCATCGTTTCGCCGTTCTTCCATTAGCACATCAGCATCATCCAGCGTGCGCCAGTTGCCGTCTGCGTTTCTCAACAAGCCGGCGGGAATAACGGAGCCACCGTCCAGGCGGTTCTCGATATCCGCGAACCAGAATAGGAACTGTCGCCAAGCCAATGCAAGCCACGCCCGTTCGGGTTCGGTCGCAAGCTGTCCAAGGATCTGCTCTGCAAATGGGTTCACTGAAGTTCCCAGGCTTGGCAGATTCATCGGCAGCACACGCAGCAGATCCGACTGCCTCAGAAATGCCATAAGCGACTCGTCGAACCAATAGGGCAGCTGGCCCCCGCCTTGCCCGCGCGGTTCCTCAAAACGGGTGCGGGTGAATCGTCGCAAGTTGAAAAACTTTCCTGTGGCGCAATGCGTTGCTCCAGCGGCTTTCCAGAGGACTACATCGGATGACGAGAATCCGACGGTCACCTCGATCCCGGCCGCACGCAGAGCAGCAATCAGACGCATGGCCCCCTTGATTTCTTCAACTTCAGCCAGCTCCCTGCGTGGCTCGGCGAGGCTCACCAGCACGAGGTAGATGTGACTTGTCTTCGATCGGGACAGAATGGATCCGATCGCTAACGCGCGATCCGGCGTCGCAAGCTCGGGCAATCCGACAACAGCGGTCTGCATCGGACGCATAGCGGTGCCGACCAACCGGGAGACTAACTGATCGCCGACGGTCACCATTCGGGCGAAGTATTCGTCTGGATAGCTGGCCGGCAGGACGGCTGGGGAGCAAACGGCAGTTGGCCCGATCTCGGTGCAGATGTTGACGAGAGCGTCCAAAAGACCGCTCCACCAAGAATCTGAGGCTAGGTCCGCGGTGTCCACGTCGTTCGGGAAGTAAGGCCAGTCACGCAGTCGCCCCCGCTCCGAGTTTGGAACGTACATCTGAGGATCGAATAGCGTCTCGAAGTTAGCCTGCTCTCGCCCCCATGCGATCTGCGCGGCCATCTTCACCTGATCGTAGTTTACTGGGCTCAGGATCGCGCCCCCATATTGTGCCAATCCGTCCGCCCAGAGCAGATTCTCAGAGTCGTGCCCCATCTGATGATATGCAGGCATCAGCGTGCAACCTCCTGACAAGCACGTTCAAGGTCATCCGGCGTTCGAAATCGTTGCACAGGCCATGGCGCCGTCATCCGAATCAGAAACGACATGCCCGCCTGGGCCGCGGCTTCCAAAAAGCGCCGCGTCTGTGGCGTGCGCTCACCGACACACTCGACCGTCTTCTGAGGCGAAGCCCCGTCTTCTTGATAAGGATGGAACCCGAAAAGACCGAGGGCCAGCACGGTACCCAACGAGAACTGGTCAGATCGCCAGTCGATCATGCTCTTTTCATTGCGCAATTGCTCTGGTGGAGCGAAAAAGGGCGTGCCGGGGCCTTGCAATAGCCAGGTCTGCGTGAGAGACGTACTAACCAGATCCCGAACGAGGCCGAAATCGACGAGCACCGGCGTCGTACCGTCGGCACGAAACAGGATGTTGTCAGGCTTAATGTCGCGGTGAACCAAATCGCGAGACGCGATGTGGGCAACGGCGTTAACGAGTTGCCGCCCGATCGTCTGGCACTCCTCAGCACTTAACAGGCCACGGTTCAATCTCGCTGTCAGCGTGCCGCCGGAAAGAAACTCCTCCAACGAAAGCAGGTATTGGATGCCATCGTGATAAAAAGTGGCAATTGCCGACAAACGTCCGATGTTCGGATGCGAGCAGCGTTGCATCGCGCTCAGCTCTCGGCTTGTTCGTTCAGGCGAGAATCCTGGCTGGTACACCTTCAGCGCCTGTGTCTCCTCAGTCGCCAGCACTACGTGAAAGGTCTCTTTGAAAGCCCCTGTCCCGACGTGGCCAACGAAACGATGGCCGTTGGTCGCGCAGAACGCCTCAGCGACCGATGCCAGCGCGCTCACGCATTGGCTCCCATTGCTTCGATATGCAACTGCGCTTTCAATGACAGCCAGGGCTCGATCGGATCTGCCTCGACGGATGGGTGAAGCACAACGATTTCAACCCCTTCGAGGTAACAGATCCCGACTTGCCGGCGGTCGAACTCGCCAGCGTACCGGTGAGCGCGTAGTGCGGCATTCTTTGGCATCAGGACGTAGGAGCGGTGAGCGAAGCATCGGTTGCGAAACGCCTGCTGCAGGGCGCCACGCCAATTCTCAAGCTTGGCTTCCACTGCGATTAAGGTCTTCTCAGCAGTACACGCAACGATGTCTGTCCGACCGCGTTGATAGTAGAACTCAGTAGCGACCTGAACTGCGCCCAAGGGTGACCGGCCCGCACTCAAGCGAGAGACGAAGGACGTCACCAGCGTTTGCTCATTCGGAAAGACCATCTCGCTATCCAGTTGAACGTCTATTGTTTCACAGAGCGACGTTGCATTGCGGACGTCGCGTACCTTTCACAGACCGACCCTCCGCATTTTCTCGGGCCGGAGGGGCGCAGTGGCCAGGGGTAGCGTCACCATTATGTCCTCTGCCCCATCGAGCAGCAGATGCCATTACCGGGCTTCATCACGTATCGCCCTCAACAGGAACGAAAGAAACGTGTTCCGCCGATCCACTTCGCGCTTCTTGGCGCAGTGGTGAATCCCCCAGCGGTCGCCGATGATGATAGCCGTCTCCTGTGCGCGCGTCACGCCTGTGTAGAGCAGGTTCCGGTGGTGCTGGAACTCGTGGGATTTGTGCGTGATGACGATGGCACAGGGATACTCCGATCCCTGGCATTTGTGGATGCTGAGGCAGTAGGCGAGTTGCAGTTCGCGCATCTCGTCGGAGCCGTGTTCAATCCCAACGCGTGCGCCGTCGAAGTCGACCCCGATGCTGCCGTCCGCCAGAACCTCGGCGACGATCCCGATCGTCCCGTTCATGACGCCGGTCTTGTAGTTGTTCCGGGTTTGGATCACCTTGTCGTAGAGCAAGAAGCGTGGCGGCGCAGTGTCGTCGACAGGTGGCGCTTCCACCCCGTACAGCTTCCACTGGATCAGTTGCTGCAGATCAACGTTCAGTGAGCGGGTTCCGATGGGTCCCTTGTGGGTGGGTGAAAGCACCTGCAAGTCCCGCACGATATCAAACCGCAACCGCTCGGCCAGCACTTTCTCGAAGAGGAAGAGCAGGAATCGCCGCACCTCCATGGTGTCGGTGAACTGGTCGGCGACATACCACGGCCGCCGCCCCTGGACCTCGCTGTCGCTGGTCGGACGAACCTCGCCGTCGAGAACCGCCGCGCAATTCTCCTTCAACTCGCCGGCCTGCCGCATGACCTTCGGCAGGATGACCGTCGGAATGGCTCGCGACTGGATCAGATCGCGCAGCATGTTGCCCGGGCCGACCGGTGGCAACTGATTGTGGTCGCCAACCAGCAGAAGCGAAGTACGGCTGAAGTCGATCGCCCGGAACAGGCGCCAGGCGAGGCGGACGTCGACCATCGACACCTCGTCGATGATCACCACATCGGCGTCAATCGGACTCTCCGGGTCCATGGCGTAGGTGTTGCCGTCAAACTGCAGCAGCCGGTGAATGGTCCGGGCGGGCTGCGTCACCATCTCCTCCATGCGCTTGGCAGCCTTACCGGTGGGTGCTGCCAACTCCACCTTCAATCCGCGGTCGAGGCACATTCGCACGACCGTTCGGATGGTGAATGTCTTGCCGGTGCCGGCGCCACCGGACAGCAGGGAGATGCGGTTTCGTAGCGCCGACACCACCGCCTCCTGCTGTTGGGCGTTGAGCCGCGGATCAGCCTTTCGTACAAGCGCATCAATATCGGAAACGCCGGCGAAATGCTGCGTCGGCTCGGCCGCGCGGAGGAGCCATCCCGCCAATTCCCGCTCCATCTCTTCAATCTCCGGTTTGGCGACCACCAGCACTTCGTACGGAGAGGAGACGAGCTCGTGTTCGCGGATCAGGCCTTCGAGATGCCTTTCGATGAGTTCCCGGCTGTCAAGATCGTCCATCACCAACAGCTGGTTGGCCCGATCCAGCAGGTCTTCATACTCCACCCAGCAATCGCCGTCTTCGAGGGCTTCCGCAACGCAGTACTCAATTCCAGCGCGGATGCGTCCCGGACTGTCCTTGGGCGTGTTCATCTTCCGCGCGGCCTTATCCACCCTCTTGAAGCCCATGCCCGGCACCGCGCTGACAAGCAGATATGGATTCTCTTCGAGCATGCGCACGACTCTGTCGCCGAACCGTTCCACGAGGGCAGTGGTTTGCCGGTGAGTCAGACCGTATGCGGCCAGGTGCGTTGCTGCAGCGTTCCGATTCTTGTTTTCCAGCCAGGTCGCCCGGACAGCGTAGACGGCATCGAGCGACAACTTCGCCACCGCTGCTACGGCCTCCGGGTTGTGCGTGATGACATCATCAAACCTATCAGCGAACGCCTCCGCGATGAGTTCTGCCTTCGCCGGCCCGATGCCCTTGAATTCCGGGTGGTTGGCCAGGTATCGGGCGAGGCCCGCCGCGTCGATCTCCAGGTCCAACGATGCACCTGTAACCTGCAGCTGCCGTCCGTACTTCTTGTGGTGCTCCCACCGGCCACGAAGCACGACCGGATCGTTCTCCCGCACGTACATGGGCCCGGCGAACTTCACGAGAGAGTTGTCGGCGACGCGCAGCACTCCCGCCGCGAACCCATCCTTTGCGAAATACAGCGTTTCGACGAGGCCGCGGACAGTCACCGCGGAATCCTCAGCTATCTTCTTCCTCATGCGCTGCCCCTCATGTGAATCCGCCTCAGGTAGGCCTCGACGAACCGGGCGGCCGCCTGGCGGTTAGAGCAGAAGAACACCGGCACGCCAAAGTCGACCGTGATCGCAGCGATGGATCCCA encodes the following:
- a CDS encoding serine/threonine-protein kinase, whose translation is MSALASVAEAFCATNGHRFVGHVGTGAFKETFHVVLATEETQALKVYQPGFSPERTSRELSAMQRCSHPNIGRLSAIATFYHDGIQYLLSLEEFLSGGTLTARLNRGLLSAEECQTIGRQLVNAVAHIASRDLVHRDIKPDNILFRADGTTPVLVDFGLVRDLVSTSLTQTWLLQGPGTPFFAPPEQLRNEKSMIDWRSDQFSLGTVLALGLFGFHPYQEDGASPQKTVECVGERTPQTRRFLEAAAQAGMSFLIRMTAPWPVQRFRTPDDLERACQEVAR
- the recD2 gene encoding SF1B family DNA helicase RecD2, translated to MRKKIAEDSAVTVRGLVETLYFAKDGFAAGVLRVADNSLVKFAGPMYVRENDPVVLRGRWEHHKKYGRQLQVTGASLDLEIDAAGLARYLANHPEFKGIGPAKAELIAEAFADRFDDVITHNPEAVAAVAKLSLDAVYAVRATWLENKNRNAAATHLAAYGLTHRQTTALVERFGDRVVRMLEENPYLLVSAVPGMGFKRVDKAARKMNTPKDSPGRIRAGIEYCVAEALEDGDCWVEYEDLLDRANQLLVMDDLDSRELIERHLEGLIREHELVSSPYEVLVVAKPEIEEMERELAGWLLRAAEPTQHFAGVSDIDALVRKADPRLNAQQQEAVVSALRNRISLLSGGAGTGKTFTIRTVVRMCLDRGLKVELAAPTGKAAKRMEEMVTQPARTIHRLLQFDGNTYAMDPESPIDADVVIIDEVSMVDVRLAWRLFRAIDFSRTSLLLVGDHNQLPPVGPGNMLRDLIQSRAIPTVILPKVMRQAGELKENCAAVLDGEVRPTSDSEVQGRRPWYVADQFTDTMEVRRFLLFLFEKVLAERLRFDIVRDLQVLSPTHKGPIGTRSLNVDLQQLIQWKLYGVEAPPVDDTAPPRFLLYDKVIQTRNNYKTGVMNGTIGIVAEVLADGSIGVDFDGARVGIEHGSDEMRELQLAYCLSIHKCQGSEYPCAIVITHKSHEFQHHRNLLYTGVTRAQETAIIIGDRWGIHHCAKKREVDRRNTFLSFLLRAIRDEAR